From one Chanodichthys erythropterus isolate Z2021 chromosome 3, ASM2448905v1, whole genome shotgun sequence genomic stretch:
- the LOC137008056 gene encoding uncharacterized protein, whose product MVLAEGGSWGLCGEVMTNENHYGSQYGVLCYDCCEQTAQDYHWCYTAQGWDYCSPSENTDHKKRQCDEDSPCGKQGYGYNWCWTSDHSKYDYRGHIKSDKCTHSNLWDTATQGTGTQKDRKLIRTCYDKGNKKITTFTAKPAPGNITEGGQWRNEAEKLIGQWKNEYLEDQTSSILHHSDNLQIVMLGTIIRNNQLYYNLLIQVNKKRIRGESTTVSQIIVPDGIPDRYIRRAFLESFKHQAQVFVEVMANQNQSLELEMSKP is encoded by the coding sequence ATGGTGCTGGCTGAAGGGGGAAGCTGGGGTCTCTGTGGGGAGGTGATGACTAACGAGAATCATTATGGATCCCAATATGGCGTGTTGTGTTATGACTGCTGTGAACAAACAGCTCAAGATTACCACTGGTGCTATACTGCGCAGGGATGGGATTACTGCTCTCcatctgaaaacacagatcATAAGAAGAGACAGTGTGATGAAGACAGTCCATGTGGGAAACAGGGTTACGGGTACAACTGGTGCTGGACCTCAGATCACTCAAAATATGACTACCGCGGACACATTAAATCAGATAAGTGCACTCACTCTAACTTGTGGGACACAGCCACACAAGGGACAGGCACACAGAAGGACAGAAAACTGATACGTACCTGTTATGACAAAGGTAACAAGAAAATAACCACCTTTACTGCTAAGCCAGCTCCTGGTAACATCACTGAAGGTGGTCAATGGAGAAACGAGGCGGAAAAATTAATCGGACAGTGGAAAAATGAGTACCTGGAGGATCAGACCAGCTCAATCCTGCACCACTCCGATAATCTCCAAATCGTCATGCTGGGCACTATCATCCGCAACAATCAGCTCTACTACAACCTGCTGATCCAGGTGAACAAGAAACGAATACGTGGTGAAAGCACCACCGTGTCTCAGATCATCGTGCCTGATGGAATTCCAGACCGTTACATCCGCAGAGCTTTCCTGGAGAGCTTCAAGCACCAAGCTCAGGTTTTTGTAGAGGTTATGGCTAATCAgaatcagagccttgaattggaaaTGTCCAAGCCATAA